The Methylomonas sp. UP202 DNA window AATCGGTCCGAACCGGGGTCGGTAAGCGGCGCTTGAACGCCTATTTTATTCCGATAAACGGAATAGTGAATTGTAATTTGTCTGTATTCTGTTTATTCGAAGTAGTCAATACACTGTCCCCACGGTTGGCAAAGGCCGGCCGCAACGCAAATCCACTACGCCTAACATGACAGAGGTTTTTATGAAAATTTACGAATTCCGCGCTTTCCCCAATCCGCTCCGCGCCCGGATGGCCGCCGCCGAAAAAGGCTTGACCGACCGTATCGAATTTATCCAGGTCGACGTGCCGAACGGCGAACATAAACGTCCCGAGTTTTTGCAACTGAATCCGGTCGGCAAGGTGCCGGTGTTGGTGCTGGACGATGGCACGGCGATCGCCGAGTGTACCGCGATTACCGAGTATCTGGACCATAGCGCCGGCACGCCGGTTTTGACCGGCGAAACCGCCCAACAGCGCGCGCAAATCCACATGCTGCAACGCCGCGCCGAGGCCTTGGTGCTGGACGCCGCCAGCGATTATTTCCATCACGCCACGGCCGGTTTGGGCAAGCTGGAGCCGATCCAAATTAAGGAATGGGGCGAATACCAGCGCCAGGTGGCGATCAGGGGCATGCATTATTTCGACAGCGTGCTGCGCGGCAGGCGTTATGTGATGGGCGAACAGTTGACGATGCCGGACATCACGTTGTTTGCCGGTCTGGCCTTGATCGAGCTGCTGCAAATCGGCATTCCGGAAACTTGCACGAACTTGCGCGACTGGCGGGATCGGGTCGGGCAACGGCCGAGTGCGTCGGCTTGATCGGGTTTGATCATGCCGTTTGAGTGGGCGGGAGTCTATTGCTTGGCCGCTTGAGGTTTTAAGTTCCCTTCGGCTCCGCTCAGGGAACGGACTCTTCGGCTCCGCTCAGGGAACGGACTCTTCGGCTCCGCTCAGGGAACGGACTCTTCGGCTCCGCTCAGGGAACGGACTCTTCGGCTCCGCTCAGGGAACGGACTCTTCGGCTCCGCTCAGGGAACGGACTCTTCGGCTCCGCTCAGGGAACGGACTCTTCGGCTCCGCTCAGGGAACGGACTCTTCGGCTCCGCTCAGGGAACGGACTCTTCGGCTCCGCTCAGGGAACGGACTCTTCGGCTCCGCTCAGGGAACGGACTCTTCGGCTCCGCTCAGGGAACGGACTCTTCGGCTCCGCTCAGGGAACGGACCCTTCGGCTCTGCTCAGGGAACGCCCGGTGATACATTCGACTCCGTGCAGGGTACGGCCGGCGGTCCCTTCGGTTAAATTCTACTCCGTGCAGGGAAGGCCCGAAGGCCCTTTCGGTTAGATTCGACGCCATCCGGAGACGAACCGGCGGGTTCCGCGAGCGAAGGCGAACCGGTGGGATCCCTGAACGGAGTTGAACGGGCGCGTTTCCCGAGCGGAGATGAACCGGCGGGCTCCCAGATCGGAGTTGAACCGGACGGTTCCCTGTGCGGAGTTGAACCGGACGGTTCCCGGATCGGAGTTGAACCGGACGGTTCCCTGTGCGGAGTTGAACGGGCGCGTTCCCTGAGCGGAGTCGAAGGGAATGGCCCGGTTGGCCGAAGCCGCGAAGCTTCAACAAAAAACATCCATTATTTTCATCTTTCCGCAATCGAGGTAGATCGCCATGTCCAGAGCCTTTGCCGACATTTGTTTTACCGATTCGGTGCGCGCGGCGCAGAACCGTTACGGCAGCCGGGACGGCAATCTCGGTTTCGAAACCGCCGCCGATCCGCGCGCCGAACTTGGCGAAACCGAGCAGGCCTTCGTCGCCGAGCGCGACGGCTTTTACCAGGCCAGCGTCGGCGAAACCGGTTGGCCTTACGTGCAGTTTCGCGGCGGCCGGCCCGGCTTTCTAAAAGTGTTGGACCCACGCACGCTGGTTTACGCCGACGTGCGCGGCAACCGCCAATACATCAGCGTCGGCAACCTGGACGCGGACGGCCGGGTGGCGTTGATCTTGATGGATTACGCGGCGCGGCGCCGGTTGAAAATCTGGGGCGTGGCCCACATCGTCGAATTGGGCACGGCCGATTGGCCGACGGCTTTGCCAGCCGAAGCCGGCGTCGAGCGGGCCATCGTCATTGATGTAAAAGCTTACGACTGGAA harbors:
- a CDS encoding glutathione S-transferase, with protein sequence MKIYEFRAFPNPLRARMAAAEKGLTDRIEFIQVDVPNGEHKRPEFLQLNPVGKVPVLVLDDGTAIAECTAITEYLDHSAGTPVLTGETAQQRAQIHMLQRRAEALVLDAASDYFHHATAGLGKLEPIQIKEWGEYQRQVAIRGMHYFDSVLRGRRYVMGEQLTMPDITLFAGLALIELLQIGIPETCTNLRDWRDRVGQRPSASA
- a CDS encoding pyridoxamine 5'-phosphate oxidase family protein encodes the protein MSRAFADICFTDSVRAAQNRYGSRDGNLGFETAADPRAELGETEQAFVAERDGFYQASVGETGWPYVQFRGGRPGFLKVLDPRTLVYADVRGNRQYISVGNLDADGRVALILMDYAARRRLKIWGVAHIVELGTADWPTALPAEAGVERAIVIDVKAYDWNCPKHITPRFTEAQIQQRVAGLLAEIEGLQAENRRLREGLAARDRS